In Oncorhynchus masou masou isolate Uvic2021 chromosome 10, UVic_Omas_1.1, whole genome shotgun sequence, a single genomic region encodes these proteins:
- the LOC135547764 gene encoding LOW QUALITY PROTEIN: protein DVR-1-like (The sequence of the model RefSeq protein was modified relative to this genomic sequence to represent the inferred CDS: inserted 1 base in 1 codon; substituted 1 base at 1 genomic stop codon) — MLRISVAVLSQLIKLEPDPRYLTALAEKWLKPGHNYGLVLELQPHPGHALTTDTFTSHHPGEGFPVTPSSMCKPLCLXIDLKDVGWXEWILAPQRYLANYCQCPFPLSKSLNGPNHAILQTLVHSLDPYGTPQPCCVPIRLSPVSMLYYDSNDNVFLRTNQDMVMDDCGCR, encoded by the exons atgttgaggatcagcgtggcag tGCTGTCCCAGTTGATTAAGCTAGAACCAGACCCCAGATACCTCACAGCGCTGGCAGAGAAATGGCTTAAACCGGGTCATAACtatggactggtgctggagctGCAGCCACATCCAGGCCACGCACTGACCACGGACACCTTCACATCCCACCACCCGGGGGAAGGCT TCCCGGTTACACCCAGCAGCATGTGTAAGCCCCTCTGCC TAATAGACCTCAAGGATGTGGGCTGGTAGGAGTGGATCCTTGCTCCGCAGCGCTACCTGGCCAACTACTGTCAGTGCCCGTTCCCCCTGAGCAAGAGCCTGAACGGCCCCAACCATGCTATCCTGCAGACACTGGTCCACTCTTTGGACCCCTACGGCACACCCCAGCCCTGCTGCGTACCCATCCGCCTGTCACCTGTCTCAATGCTCTACTATGACAGCAATG ACAACGTATTCCTACGCACCAACCAGGACATGGTGATGGATGACTGTGGCTGCAGATGA
- the LOC135547765 gene encoding trace amine-associated receptor 13c-like: MEKHEDIQYCFQDRNSSCRKALLSTSIYITLYIFFSLISAVTVFLNLLVIISISHFKQLHTPTNLLILSLAVSDLLVGLIVIPVVTVAIMEPCWGFGEYFCAFQFYISCLCTSLSLGNLVLISIDRYVAVCDPLLYHSKITVTRMMCCISITWCYCIIYRAAIMKISVKLQVPNNCLKECFIVEGLIWVNIIDLVFTMVVPCSIIITLYLKIFVVARSQARKVFSKDAASVSGVKTVQANKSERKAAKTLSIVVFTYLSCWIPFFFFYLVNLDSSSLFFSFLPLFNSFINPIIYAFFYPWFKVTAKLILTLNLRCS; this comes from the coding sequence ATGGAGAAACATGAAGATATTCAATACTGTTTTCAAGACAGAAACTCTTCTTGCAGAAAGGCTTTGCTATCGACATCTATCTACATAACACTGTACATCTTCTTCTCATTGATTTCAGCAGTTACAGTATTTTTGAACCTACTGGTGatcatctccatctctcacttCAAGCAGCTCCACACTCCAACCAAcctgctcatcctctctctggctgtgtcagaTCTCCTGGTGGGACTGATTGTGATACCAGTAGTGACTGTAGCAATTATGGAACCATGCTGGGGATTTGGGGAATATTTCTGTGCGTTTCAATTCTACATCTCTTGTTTGTGTACTTCTTTATCTCTGGGCAATTTGGTCTTGATATCTATTGACCGCTATGTTGCTGTGTGTGATCCCTTATTGTACCACTCTAAAATAACAGTAACAAGAATGATGTGTTGTATATCCATTACCTGGTGTTATTGTATCATATACCGTGCTGCTATTATGAAAATCTCTGTGAAATTACAAGTACCAAATAATTGTTTGAAAGAATGTTTTATTGTAGAAGGGTTAATCTGGGTTAATATCATTGAccttgtatttacaatggttgtCCCGTGCTCTATTATTATAACACTTTATTTGAAAATCTTTGTGGTGGCCAGATCACAGGCCAGAAAGGTATTTTCAAAAGATGCTGCCAGTGTGTCTGGTGTTAAAACTGTACAGGCAAATAAGTCTGAGAGAAAAGCAGCAAAAACTCTGTCTATTGTTGTTTTCACCTATCTAAGTTGTTGGAttccttttttctttttttatttagTCAATTTAGATTCATCATCACTTTTCTTTAGCTTTCTACCACTTTTTAACTCTTTTATCAATCCAATAATTTATGCTTTCTTTTATCCATGGTTCAAAGTGACAGCTAAACTTATTTTAACTCTGAACTTAAGGTGTTCGTAG